One segment of Capillibacterium thermochitinicola DNA contains the following:
- a CDS encoding ABC transporter substrate-binding protein — MRGKNIVFLLLILLFATALTGCIKKESNVIKIGVFEPITGANAAGGQLEVEGIKLANKLYPEVLGKKVELVIADNKSDKVEAATAAARLVEKEKVTAIIGSWGSSLSMAAGDIVRQGKVPTVGASCTNPLVTAGNDYYFRVCFIDPFQGTVMANYAYSKLGARKAAVIQEVNNDYAVGLAKFFMDSFKQLTGDENCIVALANYNTGDQDFSAQLTNVKAQNPDVIFAPGNFTESALIISQARKLGITCPFIGGDTWETQEFLDIGQEAVEGAVFSTFFATETPITEESAKFIEAYRAEYNKEPAAVAALGYDAYILILDAIKRAGTTDRVKLRDEIARTKNFPGAAGIITLDANGDAIKNAVIKVVKNGKFTYLDTIAPQQ, encoded by the coding sequence TTGCGAGGAAAGAACATAGTTTTTCTACTGCTTATTTTACTATTTGCAACGGCGTTGACCGGTTGTATCAAAAAAGAGAGCAATGTGATTAAAATCGGGGTGTTTGAGCCGATTACCGGGGCAAACGCCGCCGGCGGACAGCTGGAAGTGGAAGGGATTAAACTCGCCAATAAGCTGTACCCGGAAGTGTTAGGGAAAAAGGTGGAGCTGGTAATTGCGGATAACAAATCGGATAAGGTGGAGGCGGCTACCGCCGCGGCCCGCTTGGTCGAGAAAGAAAAAGTAACAGCGATCATCGGGAGTTGGGGCAGCTCCCTCTCCATGGCGGCCGGGGATATTGTCCGGCAGGGGAAGGTTCCCACGGTGGGCGCTTCCTGTACCAACCCGCTGGTGACGGCCGGAAACGATTATTATTTCCGCGTTTGCTTTATCGATCCGTTCCAGGGTACCGTGATGGCCAACTACGCCTATAGCAAGCTGGGGGCCAGAAAAGCGGCGGTTATCCAGGAAGTCAACAACGACTACGCCGTCGGTCTTGCCAAATTCTTTATGGACAGTTTCAAACAGCTGACCGGTGACGAAAACTGCATTGTGGCGTTGGCCAACTACAACACCGGTGACCAAGATTTTTCCGCCCAGTTGACAAACGTGAAAGCCCAAAATCCGGATGTCATTTTTGCCCCCGGAAACTTCACCGAATCGGCTTTAATCATTAGCCAGGCGCGGAAACTGGGGATTACCTGCCCCTTCATCGGCGGGGACACCTGGGAGACCCAGGAATTCCTGGATATCGGGCAAGAAGCGGTAGAGGGTGCGGTCTTTTCGACCTTCTTTGCCACCGAGACCCCGATCACTGAGGAATCGGCGAAGTTCATCGAGGCTTACCGGGCCGAGTACAATAAAGAACCGGCCGCGGTGGCCGCCCTTGGTTACGACGCCTATATTCTGATTCTGGATGCGATTAAGCGGGCGGGCACGACCGACCGGGTCAAGCTGCGCGACGAGATCGCCCGGACCAAGAACTTCCCCGGTGCCGCCGGGATCATCACCCTTGATGCCAACGGCGATGCGATTAAGAATGCCGTGATCAAAGTGGTTAAGAACGGGAAGTTTACCTACCTGGATACGATTGCGCCGCAACAATAA
- a CDS encoding branched-chain amino acid ABC transporter permease translates to MTLDLFLQHLSNGISLGSLYALIAIGYTMVYGILRLINFAHGDIFMMATYFAFFGIATFGIPWFITFPLVLVLTAALGMGVEAVAYRPLRGAPKISLLISAIGASFFLENLTIVLFGGVPKPFPAPKLFTDVVRVGTVAIQKLTFYIPIVTFIALLGLMYLINKTKTGMAMRAVSMDQETAQVMGININRTIAFTFGLGSLLAAVGGIMWGMKFPQIQPLMGVVPGLKCFIAAVIGGIGNIGGAVIGGFILGIGEIMLVAFLPNLTGYRDAFAFVLLILILMSKPTGILGEKTAEKV, encoded by the coding sequence ATGACTCTAGATCTCTTCCTCCAACACCTTAGCAACGGGATCTCGCTGGGCAGTTTATATGCCTTGATTGCCATCGGCTACACCATGGTCTACGGGATTCTCCGCCTGATTAACTTTGCCCACGGCGACATCTTTATGATGGCCACCTACTTCGCGTTTTTCGGGATTGCCACTTTTGGGATTCCGTGGTTCATCACCTTCCCCCTGGTACTGGTGCTCACCGCCGCTCTCGGCATGGGGGTGGAGGCCGTTGCTTACCGGCCCCTCCGTGGTGCGCCGAAAATTTCGCTCCTGATCTCGGCGATCGGGGCCTCCTTTTTCCTGGAGAACCTGACCATCGTCCTCTTCGGCGGGGTGCCAAAGCCTTTTCCCGCGCCCAAGCTCTTTACCGACGTGGTGCGGGTGGGCACGGTTGCCATCCAAAAGCTGACTTTCTACATTCCCATCGTAACCTTTATTGCCCTGCTCGGCCTGATGTATTTGATTAATAAAACCAAAACCGGCATGGCGATGCGGGCCGTCTCCATGGACCAAGAAACTGCCCAGGTGATGGGGATCAATATCAACCGGACCATCGCCTTTACCTTTGGTTTGGGTTCTCTCCTGGCCGCGGTGGGCGGGATTATGTGGGGAATGAAGTTTCCCCAGATCCAACCGCTGATGGGGGTTGTTCCCGGGCTGAAGTGCTTTATTGCGGCGGTTATTGGCGGGATCGGCAACATCGGCGGAGCGGTGATTGGCGGGTTTATCCTCGGCATTGGCGAGATTATGCTGGTTGCCTTCCTGCCCAACCTCACCGGCTACCGGGATGCTTTTGCCTTTGTGCTCTTGATTCTGATTCTCATGTCAAAGCCAACGGGAATTTTAGGCGAGAAAACAGCAGAGAAGGTGTGA
- a CDS encoding branched-chain amino acid ABC transporter permease encodes MKTRNRVLTTVSVLLLLGFIAFAEHFLDLYIVRILNVCAIYAILGMSMNLINGFTGLFSLGHAGFMAVGAYTTALLTMPPAVKNQIFYLAPLIKPLDQINLAFPLALLAGGLLAAVVGGLIAAPVLRLKGDYLAIATLGFAEIIRVVFTNTQRITNGALGLKGIPALTNLWWSFGTAAFTLVFLVSLINSSYGRALKAIREDEIAAESMGINLARHKTLSFVIGAFFAGIGGGLLGNLLGTIDPKMFSSMFTFNILLIVVLGGMGSLTGSIISAFIVTIANEVLRFLDESINLGFVVIQGKVGMRSVVFSALLMFVVLFYRHGLMGTNEFSWDRLLASKAYRRLRGLFKKERTEGVVDR; translated from the coding sequence ATAAAAACCAGAAACCGAGTTTTGACGACAGTCTCTGTCCTCTTGTTGCTGGGGTTCATTGCTTTCGCCGAGCACTTTCTGGATTTATACATTGTGCGGATTCTAAATGTCTGCGCCATCTACGCGATCTTGGGCATGAGTATGAACCTGATCAACGGGTTTACCGGTCTGTTTTCGCTGGGCCACGCGGGCTTTATGGCCGTCGGCGCTTATACCACCGCCCTTTTGACCATGCCGCCCGCGGTCAAAAATCAGATTTTTTACTTGGCACCTTTAATCAAGCCGCTCGACCAGATTAATTTGGCGTTCCCGTTGGCGCTTTTGGCCGGTGGCCTTCTGGCGGCGGTGGTCGGCGGTTTAATCGCCGCGCCGGTTCTCCGGCTCAAAGGCGATTACCTGGCCATCGCGACTTTGGGGTTTGCCGAGATTATCCGGGTGGTCTTTACCAACACCCAGCGTATTACCAACGGCGCTTTGGGCCTGAAGGGGATCCCGGCGCTGACCAACTTATGGTGGAGTTTCGGCACGGCCGCCTTTACCCTGGTCTTTTTGGTCTCCTTGATCAATAGCAGTTACGGACGGGCTTTGAAGGCGATCCGGGAGGATGAGATCGCCGCCGAGAGTATGGGGATTAATCTGGCGCGCCACAAAACCCTTTCTTTTGTGATCGGCGCTTTCTTTGCCGGGATTGGCGGAGGCCTCCTGGGGAACCTGCTGGGAACCATTGATCCCAAGATGTTCAGTTCAATGTTTACTTTCAACATCCTGTTAATTGTGGTCCTGGGCGGGATGGGAAGCCTCACCGGCTCGATCATCTCCGCATTTATCGTTACCATCGCCAACGAAGTGCTGCGCTTCTTGGACGAATCCATCAATCTGGGCTTTGTTGTGATCCAAGGGAAAGTGGGGATGCGCTCGGTTGTTTTCTCCGCTTTGCTCATGTTTGTGGTCCTTTTTTACCGGCATGGTCTGATGGGCACCAATGAGTTCAGCTGGGACCGGCTCCTGGCGAGCAAGGCCTACCGGCGATTACGCGGCCTCTTTAAAAAAGAGCGTACTGAAGGGGTGGTTGACCGATGA
- a CDS encoding ABC transporter ATP-binding protein, with the protein MSLLKLEDVTMNFGGLTALKSFNLELAAGEIVGLIGPNGAGKTTVFNIITGVYEPTQGRVFFMDREITGLRPDLITKAGIARTFQNIRLFKGLSVLENVLIANHLHLKANYLEAVFKLPSYRREERKMWEKSLALLERVGLIDLRDERASALPYGLQRRLEIARALATDPKLLLLDEPAAGMNPKEAEDLTGFIQEIRDEFDLTVLLIEHHMDVVMNISERIYVLDYGMLIASGKPAEVQNNQRVLEAYLGVNEDAED; encoded by the coding sequence ATGAGTCTCTTGAAGCTAGAAGATGTCACCATGAACTTTGGCGGACTCACCGCCCTCAAGAGTTTTAACCTGGAACTGGCCGCCGGGGAGATTGTCGGTCTGATTGGCCCGAATGGTGCCGGGAAAACCACCGTCTTTAATATCATTACCGGCGTCTATGAGCCGACCCAGGGACGGGTCTTCTTTATGGATCGGGAGATTACGGGGCTGCGCCCGGACCTGATTACCAAGGCCGGGATCGCCAGAACCTTTCAGAATATACGGCTGTTTAAGGGTTTAAGCGTCTTGGAAAATGTTTTGATCGCCAACCATCTCCATCTCAAGGCAAATTACCTGGAAGCCGTCTTTAAACTCCCCAGCTACCGGCGGGAAGAACGGAAGATGTGGGAAAAATCCCTGGCCTTGCTGGAAAGGGTGGGCCTGATCGATCTCCGGGACGAGCGGGCCAGTGCCTTGCCGTACGGGCTGCAAAGGCGGTTGGAGATCGCCCGTGCTTTGGCCACCGACCCCAAACTTCTGCTCCTTGATGAACCGGCAGCGGGGATGAACCCGAAGGAAGCGGAGGATTTGACCGGATTTATCCAGGAGATCCGGGACGAGTTTGATCTGACTGTCCTCCTCATCGAACACCACATGGATGTGGTGATGAACATCTCCGAACGCATCTATGTGCTCGACTACGGGATGTTGATTGCCAGCGGGAAGCCGGCGGAGGTTCAAAATAACCAACGAGTGCTCGAAGCCTATTTGGGGGTTAATGAAGATGCTGAAGATTGA
- a CDS encoding ABC transporter ATP-binding protein, with protein MLKIEDLVVAYGGIEALKGISLEVEEGQIVTLVGANGAGKSTTLRTVIGLVKPVSGRVLFKGRNLLEEKTYNMAKQQITLVPEGRRIFPKLTVLENLRIGAFSRRDEKGIKADLEWVFSLFPILKERTWQLAGTLSGGEQQMLAVGRALMSRPRLLMMDEPSLGLAPLLVKEIFRIIKEINQQGVTILLIEQNANAALRIADQGYVLETGRIVLQGPGRELLANQQVKAAYLGRSK; from the coding sequence ATGCTGAAGATTGAAGACTTGGTAGTTGCCTACGGGGGCATTGAGGCCTTAAAAGGAATTAGCCTGGAGGTGGAAGAGGGTCAGATCGTCACCTTGGTCGGGGCGAACGGAGCCGGGAAAAGCACCACTCTGCGGACGGTGATCGGCCTGGTGAAGCCGGTCAGTGGCCGGGTGTTGTTTAAAGGCCGGAATTTGCTTGAGGAAAAGACCTACAATATGGCAAAGCAGCAAATAACCCTAGTTCCCGAGGGGCGGCGGATCTTCCCCAAGCTGACCGTCCTGGAGAATTTAAGGATCGGGGCTTTCTCCCGGCGGGACGAAAAGGGGATTAAAGCTGACCTCGAGTGGGTATTCAGCCTTTTTCCCATTCTCAAGGAGCGCACCTGGCAACTGGCGGGGACCCTTTCCGGGGGCGAGCAACAGATGCTGGCGGTGGGGCGTGCTTTAATGTCCCGGCCGCGGCTCTTAATGATGGACGAACCATCCTTGGGGCTCGCTCCGTTGCTGGTGAAGGAGATCTTCCGGATCATCAAAGAGATCAACCAGCAGGGCGTGACGATTCTCCTGATCGAACAGAATGCCAATGCCGCCCTACGGATCGCCGATCAAGGGTACGTGCTGGAAACCGGCCGTATTGTCCTGCAGGGCCCCGGCCGGGAACTGCTGGCCAATCAACAAGTAAAAGCGGCTTACCTTGGGAGAAGCAAGTAG